The proteins below are encoded in one region of Halalkalicoccus jeotgali B3:
- the msrA gene encoding peptide-methionine (S)-S-oxide reductase MsrA, giving the protein MGESVATVAGGCFWCIEAVFEELDGVVDVTSGYCGGHVEEPTYEAVCSGETGHAEAVRLTYDDDRLSYPKLLEVFFTVHDPTTLNRQGPDVGSQYRSAIFYHDERQREIAESFVADLEQSGAYEDPIVTEIEPLETFYEAEPGHQDYYENNPENRYCTVTIEPKLAKLRERFEAELRAP; this is encoded by the coding sequence ATGGGAGAATCAGTCGCGACCGTCGCCGGTGGCTGTTTTTGGTGTATCGAGGCGGTGTTCGAGGAACTCGACGGCGTCGTCGACGTGACCTCGGGATACTGTGGCGGCCACGTCGAGGAACCGACCTACGAGGCCGTCTGTAGCGGCGAGACCGGCCACGCGGAGGCCGTTCGTCTCACATACGACGACGACCGACTCAGCTATCCGAAGCTACTGGAGGTGTTTTTCACCGTTCACGACCCGACCACCTTGAACCGACAGGGCCCCGACGTGGGAAGCCAGTATCGCTCGGCGATCTTCTACCACGACGAGCGCCAGCGCGAGATCGCCGAATCGTTCGTCGCCGACCTCGAACAGTCGGGTGCCTACGAGGACCCGATCGTGACCGAGATCGAACCACTCGAGACGTTCTACGAGGCCGAACCGGGCCATCAGGACTACTACGAGAACAACCCCGAGAACCGCTACTGTACGGTGACCATCGAGCCGAAACTCGCAAAACTACGGGAACGGTTCGAAGCCGAGTTGCGGGCGCCCTGA
- a CDS encoding PQQ-dependent sugar dehydrogenase, translating into MFPTRRRVLVGLGAAGLAGCLSGDRETEPDATTVETEVVLAGLDTPWDLAFDDRTIYLSERPGRISRVVDGERATVVEPDATEDGEGGMLGIAIDPDGEFLYAYYTRESENRVVRYALNAPGDPEPVIEGIPAAEIHNGGRIDFGPEGDLWVLAGDADDPNSAQDPESLAGSVLRLTPEGEPAAGTDLPDPRVYTYGHRNPQGIAWLPDGTPLIAEHGPSARDEVNRLVGGENYGWPAARDGEEYPGTDFARPLVNTGPDVTWAPSGMSYHDGDGVEDWEGRLLIGGLRSQQVVVLSLSDPGQQPPEGTTYDDEWLDDAYGATATAALQGEIGRIRHVASGPDGTYALTSNRDGRAYGRFPREEDDVLVRLSTSTG; encoded by the coding sequence ATGTTCCCGACACGTCGGCGCGTCCTCGTGGGCCTCGGTGCGGCGGGCCTCGCGGGCTGTCTCTCCGGCGACCGCGAGACCGAACCCGACGCCACCACCGTCGAGACCGAGGTGGTCCTCGCCGGCCTCGATACGCCGTGGGACCTCGCGTTCGACGACCGAACGATCTACCTCTCGGAGCGACCGGGCCGGATCAGCCGGGTCGTCGACGGGGAGCGAGCGACCGTGGTCGAACCCGATGCGACCGAGGACGGCGAGGGCGGGATGCTCGGAATCGCGATCGATCCCGACGGGGAGTTCCTCTACGCCTACTACACGCGCGAGTCGGAGAACCGCGTCGTCCGGTACGCCCTCAACGCGCCGGGGGATCCCGAACCGGTCATCGAGGGGATCCCGGCGGCGGAGATCCACAACGGCGGGCGGATCGATTTCGGCCCCGAGGGCGACCTGTGGGTGCTGGCCGGCGACGCCGACGACCCAAACAGCGCCCAGGACCCCGAATCGCTCGCCGGGTCGGTCCTCAGACTCACCCCCGAGGGCGAGCCCGCCGCCGGCACCGACCTGCCCGACCCGCGGGTCTACACCTACGGCCACCGCAACCCCCAGGGGATCGCGTGGCTCCCCGACGGCACGCCCCTGATCGCCGAACACGGCCCGAGCGCCCGCGACGAGGTCAACAGACTCGTCGGAGGCGAGAACTACGGCTGGCCCGCCGCACGCGACGGCGAGGAGTATCCCGGCACCGACTTCGCACGCCCGCTGGTCAACACGGGTCCGGACGTGACGTGGGCCCCCTCGGGGATGAGCTACCACGACGGCGACGGGGTCGAGGACTGGGAAGGCCGCTTGCTGATCGGCGGGCTTCGCTCCCAGCAGGTAGTCGTCCTCTCGCTGTCCGACCCCGGCCAGCAGCCCCCAGAGGGAACCACCTACGACGACGAGTGGCTCGACGACGCCTACGGGGCGACCGCCACGGCCGCCCTGCAGGGCGAGATCGGGCGGATTCGCCACGTCGCGAGCGGGCCGGACGGCACGTACGCGCTCACGTCGAACCGCGACGGGCGGGCGTACGGCCGGTTCCCCCGCGAGGAGGACGACGTGCTCGTTCGCCTCTCGACCTCGACGGGTTAG
- a CDS encoding geranylgeranylglycerol-phosphate geranylgeranyltransferase yields MAGRTARGLLELTRPVNALVAGVLTLIGAFVAGGLFEALVPAGAAAGATVFATGAGNAINDYFDREIDRINQPDRPIPRGAVSPRGTLLFSLALFAGAIVLALALPVLAIAIALINLLLLVAYTQLFKGLPGVGNAVVAALGGSTFLFGGAAVGNVTAPAVLFVLAALATFTREVIKDVEDLAGDREEGLNTLPIAIGARPALWVGVACLAVAVLASPLPYLLDALGVVYLLAVLPANAVMLWAAATSFRDPTAGQKRLKYGMFLAAAAFVLGRIAA; encoded by the coding sequence ATGGCAGGGAGGACGGCCCGTGGACTGCTCGAACTCACCCGACCGGTCAACGCCCTCGTCGCGGGCGTATTGACCCTGATCGGGGCGTTCGTCGCGGGCGGGCTGTTCGAGGCCCTGGTCCCGGCAGGGGCGGCCGCGGGCGCGACCGTCTTCGCCACCGGGGCCGGAAACGCGATCAACGACTACTTCGACCGCGAGATCGACCGCATAAATCAGCCCGACCGCCCCATCCCGCGGGGGGCGGTCTCCCCGCGTGGCACGCTCCTCTTCAGCCTCGCGCTCTTCGCGGGAGCGATCGTGCTCGCACTCGCCCTCCCGGTGCTCGCGATCGCCATCGCCCTGATCAACCTGCTTTTGCTCGTCGCCTACACCCAACTGTTCAAGGGGCTTCCCGGTGTAGGCAACGCCGTCGTCGCCGCGCTCGGAGGCAGCACCTTTCTCTTCGGCGGTGCCGCCGTCGGGAACGTCACCGCCCCCGCCGTGTTGTTCGTTCTCGCGGCGCTCGCGACGTTCACCCGCGAGGTGATCAAGGACGTCGAGGACCTCGCGGGCGACCGCGAGGAGGGTCTCAACACGCTCCCGATCGCGATCGGCGCACGCCCCGCGCTCTGGGTGGGCGTCGCCTGCCTCGCGGTCGCCGTCCTCGCCAGTCCCCTGCCCTATCTGCTTGACGCGCTCGGCGTCGTCTATCTGCTGGCCGTCCTGCCGGCAAACGCCGTGATGCTTTGGGCGGCGGCGACGAGCTTTCGGGACCCGACAGCGGGCCAGAAACGCCTGAAATACGGAATGTTCCTCGCGGCCGCGGCGTTCGTCCTCGGGCGGATCGCGGCCTGA
- a CDS encoding CoA-binding protein — translation MPVESDAELRELLGLRTVAVVGCSTTPGKDAHEIPKYLTNHGYDVIPVNPNAEEVLGRPAYDSLSAVEEEIDIVDVFRPSDEVAGLVEEAREREDVKVLWLQLGITDSEAEARAEEAGIHVVADRCMKVEHQRLHAP, via the coding sequence ATGCCAGTCGAGAGCGATGCCGAGTTGCGAGAACTGCTCGGCCTTCGCACCGTCGCGGTCGTCGGTTGTTCCACGACACCGGGGAAGGACGCCCACGAGATCCCGAAGTACCTCACGAACCACGGCTACGACGTGATCCCGGTCAACCCCAACGCCGAGGAGGTCCTCGGGCGACCCGCCTACGACTCGCTCTCGGCCGTCGAGGAGGAGATCGACATCGTCGACGTCTTTCGCCCGAGCGACGAGGTCGCGGGCCTCGTCGAGGAGGCCCGAGAGCGCGAGGACGTGAAGGTCCTCTGGCTCCAGCTGGGCATTACCGATTCCGAGGCCGAAGCCCGCGCCGAGGAGGCGGGGATCCACGTCGTCGCCGACCGCTGTATGAAGGTCGAACACCAGCGATTGCACGCGCCCTGA
- a CDS encoding universal stress protein, translating to MDTRILVPIDESEQSETAFEYALETFPEASITVLHAIDPRELRTYGGVEGWIDMDELAAQRRAYAQRLVDEAREHADERGITLSTAVETGKPARTVVEFVKDNDIDHVVIGSHGRSGVSRVLLGSVAERVVRRSPVPVTIVR from the coding sequence ATGGACACCCGAATCCTCGTCCCGATCGACGAGTCCGAACAGTCAGAGACCGCCTTCGAGTACGCACTCGAGACGTTTCCGGAGGCGTCGATAACCGTTTTGCACGCCATCGACCCGCGAGAACTGCGAACTTACGGCGGCGTCGAGGGGTGGATCGACATGGACGAACTGGCGGCCCAGCGACGGGCGTACGCCCAGCGGCTGGTCGACGAGGCACGCGAGCACGCCGACGAGCGCGGGATTACCCTTTCGACGGCTGTCGAAACCGGCAAGCCGGCACGAACCGTCGTCGAGTTCGTCAAGGACAACGACATCGATCACGTGGTCATCGGGAGCCACGGCCGCTCCGGGGTCAGTCGCGTGTTGCTCGGCAGCGTCGCAGAACGGGTCGTTCGCCGCTCGCCCGTCCCCGTCACCATCGTCAGATGA
- a CDS encoding PLP-dependent cysteine synthase family protein produces the protein MSAPPAANVLETVGRTPLVSLGAAPESVPVYAKLESFNPGASVKDRIGKYMLEAMLDRGAISPGGTVIEPTAGNTGIGIAVAAGQLDLDAVFVVPERFSVEKQQLMAALGAEVINTPTSEGMGGAIERAHELADELEDSVVPQQFSNPLNTEAHYETTAPEIYGALEGAVGAVVAGCGTAGTLMGLARYARERDSDTYVGAVEPEGSLYATTKGIDGEEGEYKTEGIGTHDPATNELFEPDLVDEVLQVSDRDAHDELKRLAREEGHLVASSAGAASVAARRVAARIETGELEVPYDSVVTVFPDSSERYLSKGIYREFEEWDG, from the coding sequence ATGAGTGCCCCGCCCGCCGCCAACGTGCTGGAAACGGTCGGCCGGACGCCGCTGGTCTCGCTCGGTGCGGCCCCCGAGTCGGTCCCCGTCTACGCGAAACTCGAGTCGTTCAACCCCGGTGCAAGCGTCAAGGACCGCATCGGGAAGTACATGCTCGAAGCGATGCTCGATCGGGGCGCGATCTCGCCGGGCGGAACGGTGATCGAGCCCACGGCGGGCAACACCGGGATCGGGATCGCGGTCGCCGCGGGACAGCTCGATCTCGATGCGGTCTTCGTCGTCCCCGAGCGCTTCAGCGTGGAAAAACAACAGCTGATGGCCGCGCTCGGTGCGGAGGTAATCAACACGCCCACCAGCGAGGGGATGGGTGGGGCCATCGAGCGCGCCCACGAACTCGCCGACGAACTCGAGGACAGCGTCGTCCCACAGCAGTTCTCGAACCCCCTCAATACGGAAGCGCACTACGAGACGACCGCCCCCGAGATCTACGGGGCCTTGGAGGGGGCGGTGGGGGCGGTCGTCGCCGGTTGTGGCACTGCGGGCACGCTGATGGGACTGGCTCGCTACGCCCGCGAGCGCGATTCCGACACCTACGTCGGCGCGGTCGAACCCGAGGGGTCGCTGTACGCGACGACCAAAGGGATCGACGGCGAGGAGGGCGAGTACAAAACGGAGGGGATCGGCACACACGACCCGGCGACGAACGAACTGTTCGAGCCCGACCTGGTCGACGAGGTACTGCAGGTGAGCGACCGGGACGCTCACGACGAACTCAAGCGACTGGCCCGCGAGGAAGGGCACTTGGTTGCCTCCAGTGCCGGCGCCGCAAGCGTCGCGGCTCGGCGGGTCGCCGCGCGGATCGAGACGGGCGAGCTCGAGGTGCCCTACGACAGCGTCGTCACCGTGTTCCCGGATTCGAGCGAGCGCTACCTCTCGAAGGGGATTTACAGGGAGTTCGAGGAGTGGGACGGGTGA
- a CDS encoding DUF5798 family protein, with protein MGLGSTTKKLQVMAEKAEQLYAQLNEVKKQLEDLRVKVDNTHETVTGLEVKHEQNRALLEALAEERGIDVEKVITEASIEDIEEPDPAEDAAGDVADDPDTTTGTDPVDGDEGVGTETS; from the coding sequence ATGGGACTGGGAAGCACCACGAAGAAGCTTCAAGTAATGGCCGAGAAGGCCGAACAGCTCTACGCTCAGCTCAACGAGGTCAAAAAACAGCTCGAGGACCTCCGCGTCAAGGTCGACAACACGCACGAGACTGTCACCGGCCTCGAAGTCAAACACGAACAGAACCGCGCGCTGCTCGAAGCCCTCGCCGAGGAGCGGGGGATCGACGTCGAGAAAGTGATTACCGAGGCCTCCATCGAGGACATCGAGGAGCCCGACCCCGCCGAGGACGCGGCAGGTGACGTCGCGGACGACCCCGACACGACCACCGGGACCGATCCCGTCGACGGCGACGAGGGCGTGGGAACCGAGACCAGTTAA
- a CDS encoding DUF7548 family protein: MDLTRRALQLGIGACLGVVLAVIAPYVLLPDGAAAGLARYYDAGFFGPRLIGVFGAVAIVVLGAGLGERSDPATIAGAALVVALFMTGMSIEWLLALTPADVTGITTQDWLAYHRWLVLAFSGLSAVAAGLYARALGLL, translated from the coding sequence ATGGACCTCACGCGACGTGCCCTCCAGTTGGGGATCGGCGCCTGTCTCGGCGTCGTTCTCGCCGTCATCGCCCCATACGTGCTCCTCCCCGACGGGGCGGCCGCCGGCCTCGCACGCTACTACGACGCCGGCTTTTTCGGTCCGCGGCTGATCGGCGTCTTCGGCGCCGTCGCGATCGTCGTCCTCGGGGCGGGACTGGGCGAGCGCTCGGACCCGGCGACCATCGCGGGCGCGGCGCTCGTGGTCGCGCTGTTCATGACGGGGATGTCCATCGAGTGGCTCCTCGCGCTCACCCCGGCGGACGTCACGGGCATCACCACCCAGGACTGGCTCGCGTATCACCGCTGGCTCGTGCTCGCCTTTTCGGGGCTGTCGGCGGTCGCTGCCGGTTTGTACGCGCGGGCACTCGGGCTGTTGTGA
- a CDS encoding DUF502 domain-containing protein codes for MPSPRRQPSLRERLRQSVITGTAITIPFILTVIVLGFVLSFVAQTLNPVVWLADYLDVEVAPAIVQVTTVLTLLVLIVAVGIVAEHTDGTRVEGGFHAAMESIPGVSSIYNSFRRMSDILLESDVESFQEVKLVEFPRDGSYTLAYLTGRPPAELVAATGHEEMLTLFVPFAPNPVMGGFLIYAPEDRVIDVEMSVEESVQAIITSGVAHSQEDDTGARTK; via the coding sequence ATGCCCTCCCCGCGGCGCCAGCCCTCCCTCAGAGAGCGCCTCCGCCAGTCGGTCATCACCGGGACCGCGATCACAATCCCCTTCATCCTCACGGTCATCGTTCTGGGGTTCGTCCTGAGTTTCGTCGCCCAGACGCTTAACCCGGTGGTGTGGCTCGCCGATTACCTCGACGTCGAGGTCGCCCCGGCGATCGTACAAGTGACGACGGTCCTCACGCTGCTCGTGCTCATCGTCGCGGTGGGGATCGTCGCCGAACACACCGACGGAACACGGGTCGAGGGGGGATTTCACGCCGCCATGGAGTCGATCCCCGGCGTGAGTTCGATCTACAACAGCTTTCGCCGGATGAGCGACATCCTCCTCGAAAGCGACGTCGAGAGCTTTCAGGAGGTCAAACTCGTCGAGTTTCCCCGCGATGGCAGCTACACCCTCGCGTACCTGACCGGCCGTCCGCCGGCCGAACTGGTCGCGGCGACGGGCCACGAGGAGATGCTCACGCTGTTCGTGCCCTTCGCGCCCAACCCCGTGATGGGTGGGTTCCTGATCTACGCCCCCGAGGACCGCGTGATCGATGTCGAGATGAGCGTCGAGGAGAGCGTCCAGGCGATCATCACCAGCGGCGTCGCTCACAGCCAGGAGGACGACACCGGAGCCCGGACCAAATAA